One genomic window of Leptospira johnsonii includes the following:
- a CDS encoding ATP-dependent 6-phosphofructokinase, translated as MNTKIRNFGTCKIESPAAYEYYTGDESKVVFKTVFETEEGWKEYIGEGAEFFEQAGPRKKIYFDPKEVTAGIVTCGGLCPGINDVIRGIVMELNYRYGVKRILGFPYGYQGLVKKFDHKPIELNPENVAHIGRDGGTILASSRGNQNASDMVDRLSLYGVKMLFCIGGDGTLRGAKEIVREIDRRGEEISVIGVPKTIDNDINYVQKTFGFSTAFSKAMEAVECAHVEAKGAPNGIGVVKLMGRHSGFIAVNAALASQNVNYCLIPEVDFDLKGKGSFLDVLKKRIQTREHAVIIVAEGAGQKFFGKTEERDASGNLKLGDIGVYLKNSIQEFFKAEKIEVNVKYIDPSYIIRSIPANPEDSIFCGFLAQNAVHAAMAGKTDLVIGIWNNVFTHLPIDIAIQERKVLQPTKSTLWRTLLASTGQPAHMVAE; from the coding sequence ATGAACACAAAGATCAGAAATTTCGGAACTTGCAAAATTGAGAGTCCAGCGGCTTATGAATATTACACCGGCGACGAATCCAAGGTGGTTTTCAAGACAGTATTCGAAACGGAAGAGGGCTGGAAGGAATATATAGGAGAAGGAGCCGAATTTTTCGAACAAGCAGGTCCTAGAAAGAAGATCTATTTTGACCCGAAAGAAGTGACCGCAGGTATCGTGACCTGCGGGGGGCTCTGTCCAGGGATCAATGACGTGATCCGAGGTATCGTAATGGAATTAAATTATAGATACGGGGTCAAACGTATCCTTGGATTTCCTTACGGCTACCAGGGGCTTGTCAAAAAATTTGATCATAAGCCTATAGAACTGAATCCAGAAAACGTGGCTCATATAGGAAGGGACGGAGGTACTATTCTCGCTTCTTCCAGAGGGAACCAGAACGCTTCCGACATGGTGGACCGACTCTCTTTGTATGGGGTCAAGATGTTATTTTGTATCGGAGGGGACGGTACCTTAAGAGGGGCCAAAGAGATCGTTAGGGAGATAGACAGAAGAGGAGAAGAGATTTCAGTCATCGGAGTTCCTAAAACGATAGATAACGATATCAACTATGTGCAAAAAACTTTCGGATTTTCTACAGCATTCTCCAAAGCGATGGAAGCGGTAGAATGTGCGCATGTGGAAGCAAAAGGTGCGCCGAACGGAATCGGTGTAGTAAAGTTGATGGGAAGACATTCCGGTTTTATCGCAGTGAATGCAGCCTTGGCTTCTCAAAATGTGAACTATTGTTTGATCCCTGAAGTGGATTTCGATCTGAAAGGAAAAGGTTCCTTCTTAGATGTTTTGAAAAAAAGGATCCAAACCAGAGAACATGCCGTGATCATAGTGGCAGAAGGCGCTGGTCAAAAGTTTTTCGGCAAAACAGAAGAAAGAGACGCCTCCGGAAATCTCAAGTTGGGCGATATTGGAGTGTATCTCAAAAATTCCATCCAAGAATTCTTCAAAGCGGAGAAGATAGAGGTGAATGTAAAATATATAGACCCGAGCTATATCATCCGTTCCATTCCTGCAAACCCTGAGGATTCTATTTTCTGTGGATTTTTGGCGCAGAATGCGGTGCACGCTGCCATGGCCGGTAAAACGGATCTAGTGATCGGAATTTGGAATAATGTATTCACACATCTTCCGATCGATATTGCTATCCAGGAAAGAAAGGTGCTTCAGCCTACTAAGAGTACTTTGTGGAGAACATTGTTAGCCTCTACAGGACAACCTGCTCATATGGTGGCAGAATAG
- a CDS encoding GAF domain-containing SpoIIE family protein phosphatase — translation MSFKQLSLALISDITARINSTDDLEELLGIIIETTKDVLNTEGCSLLLYDPEEDCLVFQVAKGDKGESLTELKVPRGKGIAGMVLESLEPVIVNDAANDPRIYRNIDDAVGFTTKNLICVPMKAQGEIQGVLEAVNSLERPEFTNKDIKILEYLSDLAAIAIRNRRLIRDLKDRARELDCLYQISQAISNISELDQFLNLTVNSISDVLGAERVSLIFQNPRTKSFELSKSIGFSLEEESHLVDESRGILNEILSQGKALLVQGQTDINPDLLTPNRYKTRSFVSVPIRQDGTIIGVLNAADKISGDSFSHQDLSILSTISNQIAEAYNSLLAKNQKEKLTSIRRDMQIASQIQLNSLPNIPKKMHLLEIETSYTASKEIGGDFYDLIYHNPDEVSILIADVSGKGISAALFMEFSKTIIAGEVARNSSTSISLMGANRIIQEKSGYFMFVTVMLTRINMLKKRIRYSSAGHNEQLLYKAKEKKVLLLSGKGMPLGIKESEVEEHEVEYQPGDLLVLYTDGVSETTNEAGEMYSLENLAKLIERNGDMPVENLKELILDTTDAFRGDADPHDDYTLVMVRLN, via the coding sequence ATGAGTTTCAAACAGCTCTCCTTAGCTCTTATTTCAGACATTACTGCCAGGATCAACTCCACGGATGATCTGGAAGAACTTTTGGGAATTATTATAGAAACCACAAAAGACGTACTCAATACGGAAGGATGTTCCCTTCTACTCTATGATCCGGAAGAAGATTGTCTAGTATTCCAAGTAGCTAAAGGTGATAAGGGCGAATCTCTCACAGAATTAAAAGTTCCGAGAGGAAAAGGGATCGCAGGAATGGTGCTAGAAAGTCTAGAACCAGTCATCGTCAACGATGCCGCAAACGATCCTAGAATTTATAGAAACATAGACGACGCGGTTGGATTCACCACAAAGAACCTGATCTGCGTTCCAATGAAGGCACAAGGAGAGATCCAAGGAGTTTTAGAAGCAGTAAACTCTTTGGAAAGGCCCGAATTCACGAATAAAGATATTAAAATATTAGAATATCTTTCCGATCTTGCAGCGATCGCCATCAGGAACAGAAGGTTGATCCGCGATTTAAAAGATCGGGCTAGAGAATTAGATTGCCTCTATCAGATCAGCCAGGCGATTTCTAATATCAGCGAGTTGGACCAATTCTTAAATCTGACAGTAAACTCAATCTCTGACGTTTTGGGTGCGGAAAGAGTTTCATTGATCTTCCAAAATCCTAGAACAAAATCATTCGAACTTTCTAAATCCATCGGTTTCAGTTTAGAAGAAGAATCCCATTTGGTGGACGAGTCCCGCGGGATCTTGAACGAAATTTTGTCCCAAGGAAAAGCCCTTTTAGTACAGGGACAAACGGATATCAATCCGGACCTTCTTACACCAAATCGTTATAAGACCAGATCTTTTGTTTCTGTTCCGATCCGTCAGGATGGGACCATCATCGGGGTTTTGAATGCAGCGGATAAGATCAGCGGGGATAGTTTTTCTCATCAGGATCTTTCCATTTTAAGTACGATCTCCAACCAAATTGCAGAAGCGTACAATAGTCTTTTGGCAAAGAACCAAAAGGAGAAGTTAACATCTATCCGAAGAGATATGCAGATCGCTTCTCAGATCCAGCTGAACTCTCTTCCGAATATTCCCAAGAAGATGCATCTTTTGGAGATCGAAACTTCTTATACCGCATCTAAAGAGATCGGCGGGGATTTCTATGATCTAATTTATCATAACCCTGACGAAGTGAGCATTCTGATCGCAGACGTTTCCGGAAAAGGAATATCGGCCGCATTGTTCATGGAATTTTCCAAAACGATTATCGCAGGTGAAGTAGCGCGTAACTCTTCCACGAGTATCAGTCTTATGGGAGCGAATCGGATCATCCAAGAGAAGTCCGGTTATTTTATGTTCGTGACGGTGATGCTCACTCGCATCAATATGCTCAAAAAAAGAATACGTTATTCGAGTGCCGGTCATAACGAGCAGTTATTATATAAAGCTAAAGAGAAGAAGGTACTACTTCTCTCCGGAAAAGGAATGCCTCTCGGGATCAAAGAATCGGAGGTAGAAGAACATGAAGTGGAATACCAACCTGGGGACCTTCTAGTTCTATACACTGACGGGGTTAGCGAGACCACGAACGAAGCCGGAGAAATGTATTCTCTGGAAAATCTCGCAAAACTAATAGAAAGAAACGGGGACATGCCCGTGGAAAATCTAAAGGAACTGATCTTAGATACTACCGACGCATTCAGAGGGGACGCTGATCCTCATGACGATTACACTTTGGTAATGGTCCGACTCAATTAG
- the argB gene encoding acetylglutamate kinase gives MEHSFERVNNILEALPYITKYSGKTVVIKYGGAAMAKADLKESFAKDIVLLKYVGIHPVIVHGGGPEINRLLESLNIPTEFVHGHRVTNEETMDVVEMVLTGKVNKQIVSMINKEGGNAVGLSGKDGNLATASKTKIEIDVEGKKSELVDVGLVGKIDKIDPTVILSLQEKGFIPVISPVAESASGESLNINADTFAGELAGALKAEKLILLTDTSGILIDGKLVTGLNRALVKDYIRKGDITGGMIPKVECCLSAIDQGVRRTHIIDGRVPHSILIEIFTDQGIGSLIE, from the coding sequence ATGGAACATTCCTTTGAGAGGGTCAACAATATTCTGGAGGCCCTTCCCTATATTACAAAATACTCCGGGAAAACCGTGGTCATCAAATATGGCGGAGCCGCAATGGCAAAGGCCGACTTAAAGGAATCTTTTGCAAAAGATATCGTTCTTCTAAAATATGTAGGCATCCATCCGGTTATCGTGCACGGAGGCGGACCGGAGATCAATAGACTCTTAGAAAGTTTGAATATTCCAACCGAGTTCGTTCACGGACATAGGGTCACAAACGAAGAGACCATGGACGTGGTGGAGATGGTTCTCACTGGAAAAGTAAATAAACAGATCGTTTCCATGATCAACAAAGAAGGCGGGAATGCGGTAGGACTTTCCGGAAAAGACGGAAATCTTGCAACCGCCTCCAAGACCAAGATTGAAATAGATGTAGAAGGTAAAAAATCGGAACTAGTAGATGTGGGTCTTGTGGGTAAGATCGACAAAATCGATCCAACAGTCATTCTATCTCTCCAAGAAAAAGGTTTTATCCCAGTCATTTCTCCTGTAGCCGAATCGGCATCGGGAGAATCCTTAAATATAAACGCGGATACTTTTGCGGGCGAATTGGCGGGGGCTTTAAAAGCAGAAAAGCTGATCCTACTTACAGACACTAGCGGGATCCTGATAGACGGAAAACTTGTTACAGGTTTGAACCGTGCCTTAGTAAAAGATTATATTCGAAAAGGAGATATCACTGGAGGAATGATCCCTAAAGTAGAATGTTGTCTTTCCGCGATCGACCAAGGAGTGAGAAGGACCCATATTATTGACGGAAGAGTCCCTCATTCTATCCTGATCGAAATCTTTACCGATCAGGGAATCGGTTCCTTGATCGAATAA
- a CDS encoding SDR family NAD(P)-dependent oxidoreductase: MFTILITGGSGGLGRALVSELGNSGYKILNWDLVSPDKLHPNETFQKIDLTSSGELENACKNLNSENSSIRGFVHCAGYGGPYHKITEVDLEEWDKIFSINLRSAFQITKSLLPIFSNQGFGRFVYIASSLSVQGSALSVAYSSSKHGIIGFMKSIAAEWGEKGITSNAVSPGYMETKMGIQEDQVDDHRKKIIEMTPVKKIASPDEIARVVSFLISSESGYINGANWTVDGGITSI, from the coding sequence ATGTTTACAATTTTAATCACTGGAGGAAGCGGAGGCCTTGGCCGCGCTCTTGTTTCCGAATTAGGAAATTCCGGATATAAGATCCTAAATTGGGATCTGGTTTCTCCAGATAAACTTCATCCAAACGAAACATTCCAAAAAATAGATCTTACATCTTCCGGCGAATTGGAAAATGCCTGTAAAAATCTGAACTCTGAGAATTCTTCTATTCGTGGATTTGTACATTGCGCAGGCTATGGGGGTCCTTATCATAAAATTACCGAAGTCGATTTGGAAGAATGGGACAAAATTTTTTCCATAAACCTTCGCTCCGCTTTTCAAATTACAAAATCGTTACTTCCAATTTTTAGCAATCAAGGATTCGGAAGATTTGTTTATATAGCTTCTTCTTTATCAGTACAAGGAAGTGCTTTGTCCGTAGCATATTCTTCTTCCAAACATGGGATCATAGGTTTTATGAAATCGATCGCCGCCGAATGGGGAGAGAAAGGGATCACATCTAACGCGGTAAGTCCAGGTTATATGGAAACTAAGATGGGAATCCAAGAAGACCAGGTGGATGACCATCGCAAAAAGATAATAGAGATGACACCCGTTAAGAAGATCGCTTCTCCGGATGAGATCGCAAGAGTGGTATCTTTTTTAATTTCTTCCGAGTCAGGTTATATTAACGGCGCGAACTGGACTGTGGACGGAGGAATTACTTCGATTTAG
- a CDS encoding M61 family metallopeptidase, whose translation MIVKYTLDTYQPHRHLLKVEMEVHPDKQETFLCIPNWSPGSYKIRDYSKSIHQVQFTQSKPGWNIEQTDLDTWKVSSKGETFKISYLVYGFEHTVRTNYFTSDFILVHPPATFLYPKDRIDLEPELSWKNLSPFRFCYTGLKKKEGSKQTWKAKNFDEFFDCPILLTNEKQISFQVEGCEFDLVILGDIGTKDKKKISKDLATVVETQIKLMGGTENQYYLFVLDMSDNLYGGLEHLNCSINQFDPNGWSNPDNYRTLLELLSHEYFHHWNVKRIRPIALGPFDYQKPNLTKELWIAEGITSFFDAYFLLLCGSYSPQQYLNKLWKDMQELEESLGESWMSLEDSSFTAWTKYYNRPFDPNFSNTGISYYTKGAILSLSMHLYILKKTKGKKSLVDIMIALNKQYHQEKKRGFTKAEFFQTAKKVTGLDLKLEFDAYIVEPKRIPIETYLHLIGVERTASKPKIEPGFRVKEERGRMVVSKILLSKSVKETDINLGDEWIALDDKRILPGNFKELLNQYQPGKKADLLISRRGKILKRKIKFDSSPSANELWIDEKAEGPTKELREVFLNLGKDPASSKPSSKKTKSK comes from the coding sequence GTGATCGTAAAATACACTCTAGATACATACCAACCGCATAGACATTTATTAAAGGTGGAAATGGAAGTCCACCCTGACAAACAGGAAACATTTCTTTGTATTCCGAATTGGTCCCCGGGTTCCTACAAGATCCGGGATTATTCCAAATCCATCCACCAAGTCCAATTTACACAGTCCAAACCGGGATGGAATATCGAACAAACTGATCTTGACACTTGGAAGGTTTCCTCCAAAGGAGAAACATTCAAAATTTCTTATCTAGTGTACGGATTCGAGCACACTGTTCGGACCAATTATTTTACTAGCGATTTTATTTTAGTCCATCCTCCTGCAACATTCTTATACCCGAAAGATCGGATCGATCTGGAACCTGAGCTGAGTTGGAAGAATCTTTCTCCTTTTCGTTTTTGTTATACAGGACTAAAAAAGAAAGAAGGTTCCAAACAAACTTGGAAAGCAAAGAACTTCGACGAATTTTTCGACTGCCCTATTCTTCTTACAAACGAAAAACAGATCTCTTTTCAAGTAGAAGGCTGTGAGTTCGATCTAGTCATTCTAGGAGATATTGGAACAAAAGATAAGAAGAAGATCTCCAAGGATCTGGCAACCGTTGTGGAGACCCAGATTAAACTTATGGGCGGAACAGAGAATCAATATTATCTATTCGTTCTGGATATGAGCGATAATCTGTATGGCGGACTGGAGCATCTCAATTGCAGCATCAACCAATTCGATCCAAACGGATGGTCTAATCCCGATAACTATAGGACTCTTTTAGAACTTTTATCCCATGAATATTTCCATCATTGGAATGTGAAACGAATTCGTCCGATCGCACTTGGACCTTTCGATTACCAAAAACCGAACTTAACGAAAGAATTATGGATCGCGGAAGGGATCACTAGTTTCTTCGATGCGTATTTTCTTCTTCTTTGTGGGTCTTATTCTCCCCAACAGTACTTAAACAAACTTTGGAAGGATATGCAAGAATTGGAAGAGTCTCTGGGTGAATCCTGGATGAGTTTAGAAGATTCCAGTTTTACCGCTTGGACTAAATATTATAATCGTCCGTTCGATCCAAATTTTTCGAATACTGGTATCTCATATTATACAAAAGGTGCCATTCTATCCTTAAGCATGCATCTTTATATCCTGAAGAAAACCAAGGGAAAAAAATCCTTAGTGGATATCATGATTGCTTTGAATAAACAATATCATCAGGAGAAAAAAAGAGGTTTTACCAAGGCTGAATTTTTCCAAACGGCGAAGAAGGTCACAGGCCTAGACCTAAAACTGGAATTCGATGCCTATATTGTGGAGCCAAAACGTATCCCTATCGAAACGTATTTACATTTGATCGGTGTGGAAAGAACAGCCTCCAAACCGAAGATAGAGCCGGGCTTTAGGGTGAAAGAAGAAAGAGGAAGAATGGTTGTAAGTAAAATCCTTCTCTCCAAATCCGTAAAAGAAACTGATATCAACCTAGGCGACGAATGGATTGCCTTGGACGATAAAAGAATTCTTCCGGGAAACTTTAAAGAATTATTAAATCAGTACCAGCCTGGGAAAAAAGCGGACCTTCTTATTTCCAGAAGAGGAAAAATTTTAAAAAGAAAGATCAAATTCGATTCTTCTCCGTCTGCAAACGAACTTTGGATCGATGAAAAAGCGGAAGGTCCAACCAAGGAATTGAGAGAAGTATTTTTAAACCTGGGAAAAGATCCTGCGAGTTCGAAACCTTCTTCCAAAAAGACTAAATCGAAGTAA
- a CDS encoding peroxiredoxin codes for MSDSWEGKKLPEVSLTSSAGNTVNLPKDSSGSWTLLYFYPKDDTPGCTKQACSYRDNLEKFTQAGAKVYGISSDSLDSHKQFIDKFNLSFPLLSDPKQTLSGPLGVYGDQEWQGRVFKGLSRDSFLVGPDGTIRKVWRKVDPTKTVAETLEAILKEAGA; via the coding sequence ATGTCCGACTCGTGGGAAGGAAAAAAATTACCGGAAGTAAGTTTAACTAGCTCCGCAGGAAACACCGTAAATCTACCAAAAGACTCAAGCGGTTCTTGGACCTTGTTGTATTTTTATCCAAAAGACGATACCCCAGGTTGCACAAAACAAGCCTGCTCTTATCGAGACAACTTGGAAAAATTCACCCAAGCTGGAGCAAAGGTGTATGGGATCAGTTCCGACTCTTTGGATAGCCATAAACAATTTATTGACAAATTCAATTTAAGTTTTCCTCTTCTATCCGATCCGAAACAAACCTTAAGCGGTCCTTTGGGAGTTTATGGAGACCAAGAATGGCAAGGCAGAGTGTTCAAGGGACTTTCTAGAGACAGCTTTTTGGTAGGACCTGACGGAACCATCCGCAAAGTCTGGAGAAAAGTAGATCCAACTAAAACTGTTGCAGAAACTTTAGAGGCGATCCTAAAAGAGGCCGGTGCCTAA
- a CDS encoding adenylate/guanylate cyclase domain-containing protein yields MVQNQKSPAFTFRSLLFISFFLISFYSLGSQEEPVPGWKDLDLKRLEWESVKGFKPEFKSGFGSTEPGYLKIEKFPIVLNQLYKTPVSDKIQEFTIQTKFNLNFDPKAQVFLSPIRLYLNFIGENWEIYLNGHLLQKEIHLDSNGKMEIRKTLRDIEIPVDSSILQAGENRIVFRLLGDAPAVHLSEEEYPILSPIFTPTNVDLGFYLDGDYTLGVEYDFSKKIGILLNLSLNTIYIFFGLYHLLIFSKRRTDKYNLYFGVFSISMAVYSLSRSTIIFDFIQDSTWITRIEYASVSLLAPFFLLFLHDYFYGSTLPNKVILGITGWSFAIFFFSFFAPFQYLMISLRAWQISILPSLIYLLYFMGKAVYLRKKDASLMAISMFIIVFISGYDVLDSMFFQSGIRFTQFAYLLFVISLTTILANRFIDLYKQSEELNIELSHQKLELARQKNAFFRFVPMQFLSVLGKDSAVDVNLGDSALREMSVLFTDIRSFTTISEKMTPEENFRFINGYLAKMEPLIQKYEGFVDKFMGDAILALFSAERVVHSENNWEGKSAADRAVLAAIDMRRRVRELEEEVKSAHGHVKGVRIGIGINTGNLMLGTVGSSHRLDTTVIGDTVNVASRLESLTNLYKADILVTQNTLSSLTIADELAIREVDSVVVKGKSQPIIIYEIYESDDPHIRKLKDATLALISRGIILYKVGNFKEALQNFEQALKVYPEDIVAILYRKRCQEYIESPPVGNWVGVQHLLEK; encoded by the coding sequence ATGGTGCAAAATCAAAAAAGTCCCGCTTTTACTTTCAGATCTCTACTCTTTATTTCTTTTTTCTTAATCTCTTTTTACTCTCTGGGTTCTCAAGAAGAACCCGTCCCGGGTTGGAAAGACCTGGATCTTAAAAGATTGGAATGGGAATCCGTAAAAGGATTTAAACCTGAATTCAAATCCGGCTTCGGATCAACGGAGCCCGGGTATCTAAAGATAGAAAAATTCCCTATCGTTCTGAACCAACTCTATAAAACTCCTGTGTCCGACAAGATCCAGGAATTCACTATTCAAACGAAATTTAATTTAAACTTCGATCCTAAGGCGCAGGTGTTTTTGAGCCCGATCCGACTTTATTTAAATTTTATAGGAGAGAACTGGGAAATTTATCTGAACGGACACCTTCTCCAAAAAGAGATCCATTTGGACTCCAACGGAAAAATGGAGATCCGAAAAACTCTGAGAGATATAGAAATACCAGTGGACTCCAGTATTTTACAAGCCGGAGAAAATAGGATCGTCTTTCGTTTATTAGGAGATGCACCGGCTGTACATCTTTCGGAAGAAGAATATCCGATCCTTTCTCCCATATTCACCCCTACGAATGTGGATCTTGGATTTTATTTGGATGGAGATTATACTTTAGGTGTTGAATACGATTTTTCCAAGAAGATCGGAATATTACTTAACTTAAGTTTAAATACGATCTATATATTTTTCGGACTGTATCATCTTCTCATTTTTTCCAAAAGAAGAACGGACAAATACAATCTGTATTTCGGGGTATTCTCCATTTCCATGGCGGTATACTCTTTGAGTAGATCCACGATCATTTTCGATTTTATACAAGATAGTACTTGGATTACAAGAATTGAATATGCTTCCGTATCTTTGCTTGCTCCCTTTTTCTTACTTTTTCTCCATGATTATTTTTACGGATCTACTTTACCGAATAAGGTAATACTTGGCATCACTGGATGGAGTTTTGCTATCTTCTTCTTTTCGTTCTTTGCTCCATTCCAATATTTGATGATCAGTTTGAGAGCATGGCAGATTTCCATTTTACCTTCTCTTATTTACCTATTGTATTTTATGGGAAAAGCGGTTTATCTCCGGAAAAAAGACGCCTCTCTTATGGCGATCAGCATGTTCATCATCGTATTCATTTCAGGCTACGATGTGCTGGATTCTATGTTCTTTCAATCGGGGATCCGATTCACTCAGTTTGCATATCTTCTATTTGTGATCTCCTTAACAACCATACTCGCAAATCGATTCATCGATCTGTACAAACAATCGGAAGAATTGAATATAGAACTCAGTCACCAAAAGTTAGAGTTGGCTAGACAGAAGAATGCATTCTTCCGTTTCGTTCCGATGCAATTCTTAAGCGTGCTTGGAAAAGATTCCGCAGTGGATGTGAATCTGGGTGATTCTGCATTAAGAGAAATGAGCGTCCTATTCACTGATATTCGTTCTTTCACCACCATCTCCGAGAAGATGACCCCTGAGGAAAATTTCAGATTTATCAACGGATATCTTGCTAAGATGGAACCGCTTATCCAAAAGTACGAAGGTTTCGTGGATAAGTTTATGGGAGATGCGATCTTGGCATTATTCTCCGCAGAAAGGGTAGTCCATTCAGAGAATAATTGGGAAGGCAAGTCTGCAGCAGATAGAGCAGTTCTTGCAGCCATCGATATGAGAAGAAGGGTCCGGGAATTAGAAGAAGAAGTAAAAAGCGCCCACGGACACGTAAAGGGAGTGCGAATCGGTATAGGCATTAACACAGGAAATCTGATGCTTGGGACTGTAGGATCTTCTCATAGACTGGATACAACTGTGATCGGAGACACAGTAAACGTTGCATCTCGTTTGGAAAGTCTCACGAATTTGTATAAGGCCGATATACTAGTTACTCAAAATACTTTGTCTAGTCTCACGATCGCCGACGAACTTGCGATCCGAGAGGTGGATTCTGTCGTAGTTAAAGGGAAAAGCCAACCTATCATCATTTATGAAATTTATGAATCGGACGATCCTCATATCCGCAAACTAAAAGATGCGACGTTGGCCTTGATCTCCAGAGGGATTATTTTGTATAAGGTGGGAAATTTTAAGGAAGCCCTTCAAAATTTCGAACAAGCTCTGAAAGTTTATCCTGAAGATATAGTGGCGATCTTATACAGAAAACGTTGCCAAGAATATATAGAGTCTCCACCGGTTGGAAATTGGGTCGGAGTACAACATCTTCTGGAAAAGTAG
- a CDS encoding SDR family oxidoreductase produces MNILITGASGGLGKNLAEKAYSLGHNIFLTNLNEKALKDFVTKQKFDKNRVLTAKLDVTSPSDWKKVMDLTYKKWGKLDILMNVAGYLLPGYIENVSPKDIDKHIDINAKGLMYGTREASIRMIAQGGGHIINIASLAGVAPIPGISLYSTSKFAVRGFSLAVAQELRPKKVFVSVVCPDAIQTPMLDLQKDYEEASMTFSGNRYLKTEEVTDIIFYKVIPNKPMEVLIPGSRGFLAKIGSFLPGLNALLSPSLMGKGKKKQKIYKKN; encoded by the coding sequence ATGAATATACTCATCACCGGTGCAAGCGGCGGTTTAGGCAAAAATCTAGCTGAGAAGGCCTATTCTTTAGGTCATAATATTTTTCTCACCAATCTTAACGAAAAAGCTCTGAAGGATTTCGTTACTAAGCAGAAGTTCGACAAGAACAGGGTTTTAACGGCGAAATTGGATGTGACTTCTCCCTCCGATTGGAAGAAGGTCATGGACCTCACTTATAAAAAATGGGGGAAACTGGACATCTTAATGAATGTGGCAGGGTATCTTCTTCCCGGTTACATAGAAAATGTAAGTCCTAAGGATATAGACAAACATATAGATATCAACGCTAAGGGTTTGATGTATGGAACAAGAGAAGCCTCTATCCGGATGATAGCGCAGGGCGGAGGACATATTATAAATATTGCATCTTTGGCCGGTGTAGCTCCTATCCCCGGCATTTCTCTTTACTCTACTTCTAAGTTTGCAGTAAGAGGATTTTCCTTGGCAGTGGCTCAAGAATTGAGGCCTAAAAAAGTATTCGTAAGCGTTGTATGTCCCGATGCGATCCAAACACCAATGCTTGATTTGCAAAAAGATTATGAAGAAGCTTCCATGACATTCTCCGGAAACAGATATCTCAAAACGGAAGAAGTGACTGATATTATATTTTATAAAGTTATTCCTAATAAACCTATGGAAGTTCTGATCCCAGGTTCCAGAGGATTTTTAGCAAAGATAGGAAGTTTTCTGCCCGGGCTGAATGCGTTACTCAGTCCTTCTCTCATGGGTAAGGGAAAGAAGAAGCAGAAGATTTACAAAAAGAATTAA
- a CDS encoding trimeric intracellular cation channel family protein, translating into MDLSYFFNLAGVTVFAVSGALAAAEKKTYHADAFSVFFTGFITAIGGGTLRDITLGNYPVSWVSDSNVLWGIFAGFAITFVFPRFLIRMKTGIFFFDTVGIGIYTVIGTRISLLSGVNPFAAAILGMVSAVFGGVIRDTLINEVPMIFRKEIYATACLAGAILYIVLDRYEVNGSLNTAVSALLVILVRMIAVRFNLSLPKFRLPE; encoded by the coding sequence GTGGACCTTTCTTATTTTTTCAATTTGGCCGGGGTCACCGTATTTGCGGTGTCCGGAGCCTTGGCCGCTGCGGAAAAAAAGACCTACCATGCGGACGCATTCAGCGTATTTTTCACAGGATTTATCACTGCGATAGGCGGCGGAACTCTAAGAGATATTACATTAGGGAATTATCCAGTTTCTTGGGTATCCGATTCAAATGTTCTTTGGGGGATATTCGCAGGTTTTGCGATCACATTCGTGTTTCCTAGATTCTTGATCCGAATGAAAACCGGGATTTTCTTTTTCGACACGGTAGGGATTGGGATCTATACCGTGATCGGAACTAGGATCTCCTTACTCAGCGGAGTAAATCCATTTGCAGCTGCGATCCTAGGAATGGTGTCTGCAGTATTCGGAGGAGTGATCCGAGATACTCTCATCAACGAAGTTCCTATGATCTTCCGAAAAGAAATTTATGCTACTGCATGTTTGGCAGGAGCCATTCTATATATCGTATTAGATAGATATGAAGTGAACGGAAGTTTAAATACTGCAGTTTCCGCCTTGCTTGTAATACTAGTTAGAATGATCGCAGTGCGATTTAATCTATCTCTTCCAAAATTCCGTTTGCCTGAATAG